In the Gymnogyps californianus isolate 813 chromosome 3, ASM1813914v2, whole genome shotgun sequence genome, one interval contains:
- the EZR gene encoding ezrin produces the protein MPKPINVRVVTMDAELEFAIQPNTTGKQLFDQVVKTIGLREVWYFGLQYVDNKGFQTWLKLDKKVSAQEIRKENPLQFKFRAKFFPEDVSEELIQDITQKLFFLQVKEGILSDEIYCPPETAVLLGSYAVQAKFGDYNKDVHKPGYLNSERLIPQRVMDQHKLSREQWEERIQVWHAEHSGMLKENAMLEYLKIAQDLEMYGINYFEIKNKKGTDLWLGVDALGLNIYEKDDKLTPKIGFPWSEIRNISFNDKKFVIKPIDKKAPDFVFYAPRLRINKRILQLCMGNHELYMRRRKPDTIEVQQMKAQAREEKHQKQLERQQLENEKKKRETIEREKEQMLREKEELLVRLQEYEVKTQKAEKELSDQIQRAIQLEEERRRAQEEAERLEADRLAALQAKEELERQTMDQIKSQEQLATELAEYTARIALLEEARRRKESEVEEWQIRAKEAQEDLVKTKEELHLVMTAPPPPPPPVYEPVNYHVHDNLQDEGSEYSAYSAEFSSEGIRNDRNEEIRITEAEKNERVQRQLRVLTDELAQARDENKRTHNDIIHSENMRQGRDKYKTLRQIRQGNTKQRIDEFEAM, from the exons aTCAATGTTCGAGTTGTTACTATGGATGCAGAGCTGGAGTTTGCCATCCAGCCAAACACTACAGGCAAACAGCTGTTTGACCAG GTAGTTAAAACCATAGGTTTGCGAGAAGTGTGGTACTTTGGTCTTCAGTATGTGGACAACAAAGGATTCCAGACTTGGCTGAAGCTTGACAAAAAG GTTTCCGCTCAAGAAATCAGAAAGGAGAATCCCCTCCAGTTCAAATTCCGTGCCAAGTTCTTCCCAGAGGATGTGTCTGAAGAGCTGATCCAGGACATCACGCAGAAGCTCTTCTTTCTGCAGGTGAAGGAAGGGATCCTCAGCGATGAGATCTACTGTCCTCCTGAAACAGCAGTACTTCTTGGCTCCTATGCTGTGCAGGCCAAATTTGGAGATTACAACAAAGATGTGCACAAGCCTGGATACCTCAATTCAGAACGTCTGATCCCCCAAAG GGTGATGGACCAGCATAAACTCTCCAGAGAGCAGTGGGAAGAACGGATCCAGGTGTGGCATGCTGAACACAGTGGCATGCTCAA AGAGAATGCCATGCTGGAATACCTGAAGATTGCTCAAGACCTGGAGATGTATGGAATCAACTACTTTGAAATCAAGAATAAGAAAGGAACTGACCTTTGGCTGGGAGTTGATGCCTTGGGGCTCAACATCTATGAAAAGGATGATAA acTGACTCCAAAGATTGGGTTCCCCTGGAGCGAAATCAGAAACATCTCTTTCAACGACAAGAAGTTTGTTATAAAGCCTATTGACAAGAAGGCACCA GACTTTGTGTTTTACGCCCCTCGCCTGAGAATTAACAAGAGgatcctgcagctctgcatggGCAACCATGAACTGTATATGCGGCGCAGGAAGCCCGACACCATTGAGGTGCAACAGATGAAAGCCCAGGCCCGGGAGGAGAAGCACCAGAAACAACTGGAAAG GCAACaactagaaaatgaaaagaagaagagggagacaattgagagggagaaagagcaaatgttgagggagaaggaggagctgctggtgaGGCTACAAGAGTATGAGGTGAAGactcagaaagcagagaaag AGCTCTCGGATCAGATCCAAAGAGCCAttcagctggaggaggaaaggagacgCGCCCAGGAGGAAGCGGAACGCTTGGAAGCTGATCGtttggctgctctgcaggccaAGGAAGAGCTGGAGAGACAAACTATGGACCAGATAAAGAGCCAGGAACAGCTG GCTACAGAGCTTGCAGAGTATACAGCCAGGATTGCACTTCTTGAAGAGGCAAGGAGACGTAAAGAGAGCGAGGTTGAAGAGTGGCAAATCAGA GCCAAGGAAGCCCAGGAGGATCTGGTAAAGACAAAGGAGGAGCTACACCTGGTAATGACTGCtccacctccaccaccaccacctgtCTATGAGCCAGTGAACTACCATGTCCATGATAACTTGCAAGATGAAGGATCTGAGTACTCTGCCTACAGCGCAGAGTTCTCCAGCGAGGGGATCAGGAATGACCGCAATGAGGAGATACGCATtactgaagcagagaagaatgAACGTGTACAGAGGCAACTGAGG GTGCTGACAGATGAGCTGGCCCAGGCTAGAGATGAGAATAAGAGGACCCACAATGATATTATCCACTCAGAGAACATGCGACAGGGACGGGACAAGTACAAGACACTGCGGCAGATCCGGCAAGGCAACACCAAGCAGAGAATTGATGAGTTTGAGGCGATGTAA